A single Endozoicomonas sp. NE40 DNA region contains:
- a CDS encoding AbgT family transporter yields the protein MSAVLNMLGVSVTYDAMDRTTGELMPTTVTIQSLLTADGVRFMFTNAIRAFTGHAALGTILVAMLGVGVAESSGLISAMLKRVVLATPKRLITPILVFAGIMSNVASNVGYVVLVPLGAIVFMSFGRHPLAGIAAAFAGVSGGFSANLVVGSTDPLLGGISTEAARILDPTYMVTPVANYYFMFVSTFLITIVRGQRSGQSYVVHGQCAGHYFCFRTVCLLLCLLKPWHCCCRVWC from the coding sequence CTGTCAGCCGTGCTGAACATGCTGGGCGTATCGGTGACCTACGATGCCATGGACCGGACAACCGGCGAACTGATGCCAACCACAGTGACCATCCAAAGTCTGCTGACGGCAGACGGCGTTCGTTTCATGTTTACCAATGCCATTCGAGCCTTCACCGGCCATGCCGCACTGGGGACGATTCTGGTCGCTATGCTGGGTGTCGGTGTTGCAGAATCGTCCGGCCTGATCAGTGCCATGCTCAAGCGAGTGGTACTGGCCACACCTAAACGACTGATTACTCCTATTCTGGTGTTTGCCGGTATTATGTCCAACGTTGCATCCAACGTTGGCTATGTGGTGCTGGTTCCTCTGGGTGCAATTGTCTTTATGAGCTTTGGCCGTCATCCGCTGGCGGGTATTGCAGCAGCGTTTGCCGGTGTATCCGGGGGATTCTCTGCCAACCTGGTGGTTGGTTCTACCGACCCTCTGTTGGGCGGTATATCCACAGAAGCAGCCCGTATTCTTGACCCGACCTACATGGTCACTCCGGTGGCAAACTACTACTTTATGTTTGTCTCAACCTTCCTGATCACCATTGTACGTGGTCAAAGATCTGGTCAAAGCTATGTCGTCCATGGGCAGTGTGCTGGTCATTATTTTTGTTTCCGCACAGTTTGTCTCTTACTTTGCTTACTCAAACCTTGGCATTGTTGCTGCCGTGTCTGGTGCTGA
- a CDS encoding YebG family protein, with the protein MSITPMWRVDRDGSMFTDKKAAEEHDRMLELAANLTTLLEDHFTIDEQLAEEIGLLLSRNKDVLSKAFKGKPDLVLEIGRSSEEKTSESEAA; encoded by the coding sequence ATGTCAATTACCCCTATGTGGCGAGTTGATCGGGACGGGAGTATGTTTACAGACAAAAAAGCCGCTGAAGAACATGACCGCATGCTGGAGCTGGCAGCTAACCTGACCACGCTGCTGGAAGATCACTTTACCATCGACGAACAGCTGGCAGAAGAGATCGGTCTGTTGCTGTCCCGCAACAAGGATGTGCTGTCCAAAGCGTTCAAGGGCAAGCCTGACCTGGTGCTTGAAATTGGCAGGAGTTCTGAAGAGAAAACATCAGAGTCCGAAGCCGCCTGA
- a CDS encoding AbgT family transporter, translating to MGSVLVIIFVSAQFVSYFAYSNLGIVAAVSGAEMLHGIGFTSIPLAVAMVVLAAVTNLFMGGASSKWLIMAPVFIPMFMQMGFSPEYTQVAYRIGDSTTNVITPLMTYFPIIASFAARYEEKNGPKIGIGTVISIMMPYTFFFLGGWIVMFIIWSMLNLPLGPGAAIML from the coding sequence ATGGGCAGTGTGCTGGTCATTATTTTTGTTTCCGCACAGTTTGTCTCTTACTTTGCTTACTCAAACCTTGGCATTGTTGCTGCCGTGTCTGGTGCTGAAATGCTGCACGGTATTGGTTTTACCAGCATTCCACTGGCCGTTGCCATGGTGGTTCTGGCGGCGGTAACGAACCTGTTTATGGGGGGTGCCAGCTCTAAATGGCTGATTATGGCACCGGTATTTATCCCAATGTTCATGCAGATGGGTTTCAGCCCTGAGTATACTCAGGTGGCTTACCGTATTGGTGACTCCACCACCAATGTCATTACCCCGCTGATGACCTATTTCCCAATCATCGCCAGTTTTGCCGCGCGTTATGAAGAGAAAAATGGTCCGAAGATTGGTATTGGTACCGTGATCTCTATAATGATGCCATACACCTTCTTCTTCCTTGGTGGCTGGATTGTGATGTTTATTATCTGGAGCATGCTGAACCTGCCGCTGGGTCCGGGTGCTGCCATTATGTTGTAA
- a CDS encoding FGGY-family carbohydrate kinase → MLTEAENSNFLANFHLLGYHHGNRSPRASPHLKGMVSGLSMNNDLTELAKIYLAAIQSVSYGTRHIIEAMNNAGHQIIRIHMCGGGTKNPLWLREHANVTDCEIVLSAEDEAVILGSAMLAATACGDFSDLKEAMAAMSSKGEVIQPDRKTRAFHDAKYRVFHEMYEDQMKYKAMMKDV, encoded by the coding sequence TTGTTAACAGAGGCTGAAAATTCAAATTTTCTGGCTAACTTCCACCTGCTGGGCTATCACCACGGTAACCGTTCACCAAGGGCAAGCCCACACCTGAAAGGCATGGTATCAGGCCTGTCAATGAATAACGATTTGACCGAACTGGCCAAAATATACCTGGCAGCTATTCAGTCAGTGTCTTACGGCACTCGTCATATTATTGAAGCAATGAATAACGCAGGTCATCAGATTATCCGCATCCATATGTGCGGTGGTGGTACCAAAAACCCTCTGTGGCTGAGAGAGCACGCCAACGTGACGGATTGTGAAATTGTCCTGAGTGCGGAAGATGAAGCCGTTATTCTCGGTTCCGCCATGCTGGCTGCCACTGCATGTGGTGACTTTTCTGATCTGAAAGAAGCGATGGCAGCCATGTCCTCCAAAGGGGAAGTGATTCAGCCCGATAGAAAGACCAGGGCATTCCACGATGCAAAGTACAGGGTCTTCCATGAAATGTACGAAGACCAGATGAAGTACAAGGCCATGATGAAAGACGTTTAA
- the rapA gene encoding RNA polymerase-associated protein RapA: MLTLEGRMVTLLFPATGETRLYSVNNCPLTRVQFNPGDKVESHEGWIMTVTDVIESNGLLTYKGMISGGPSDGQPEVLPESGLGNFIRFNKPQDRMLAGQIDQNSNFSLRYKTLQHNHKLKRSPLRGLVGARTSLIPHQLHIAREVSGRHAPRVMLADEVGMGKTIEAGLILHQQLVTGRASRILILVPESLQHQWLVEMLRRFNLHFSLFDEERCRNADDDNPFNTEQLILCSLGFLSNNAERFEQAMQTDWDLLVVDEAHHLVWDEESPSAEYCTVEQLSRHIPGLLLLTATPEQMGPESHFARLRLLDPDRFHDLKAYQGEEKTYEPVAEAVQELLENDRLPETAQNHLISFLGAECQNLIDNINMGDEELRSSSRNRLLRSLLDRHGTGRILFRNTRAAVGGFPGRVVQGYPQALPELYQIALEEETEIRSSLYPELAYQSRITVDDMDPWWKVDPRTDWLINLLKLLKKQKVLVICANANTALDLEDALRITSGIPAAVFHENMSIVERDRAAAWFADEEYGAQVLICSEIGSEGRNFQFAHHLVLFDLPSHPDLLEQRIGRLDRIGQTETIKIHVPYITGTSQELLFHWYDRGLDAFADTCPSGSMVFEKHGEQLQALLQPESNASLEDIEPLISETAALNSEVKEHLHNGRDRLLEINSRGLSSNEDMINDIEEQEEPRQLKRYMEKLFEGFGVESEDHSKHCLVIRPGSHMVTSFPMLSADGMTVTFDREMALSREDIHFLTWEHPNG, encoded by the coding sequence GTGCTTACCCTTGAAGGTCGGATGGTCACCCTACTGTTCCCCGCTACCGGTGAAACCCGGCTTTATTCCGTCAACAATTGCCCGTTAACGCGCGTGCAGTTCAACCCTGGTGACAAAGTAGAAAGTCACGAGGGCTGGATCATGACGGTGACAGATGTCATTGAAAGCAATGGCCTGTTAACTTACAAAGGTATGATCTCAGGCGGTCCGTCTGATGGTCAGCCTGAAGTGTTGCCCGAATCCGGTCTGGGCAACTTTATCCGTTTTAACAAACCGCAGGATCGCATGCTGGCTGGTCAGATTGACCAGAACAGCAACTTCTCCCTGCGTTATAAAACCCTGCAGCACAACCACAAGCTGAAACGCTCCCCGCTTCGGGGACTGGTTGGCGCGCGCACCAGCCTGATACCCCATCAGCTTCACATTGCCCGTGAAGTGTCCGGCCGCCATGCCCCGAGGGTTATGCTGGCTGACGAAGTGGGTATGGGTAAAACCATTGAAGCAGGCCTGATACTGCATCAACAGCTGGTAACAGGCCGTGCCAGCCGGATACTGATTCTGGTACCGGAAAGCCTGCAGCATCAATGGCTGGTCGAAATGCTGCGTCGATTCAACCTGCATTTCAGCCTGTTTGATGAAGAGCGCTGCCGTAACGCCGACGATGACAACCCGTTCAATACTGAACAGCTGATTCTCTGCAGCCTGGGCTTCCTCAGCAACAACGCTGAACGTTTCGAACAGGCCATGCAGACAGACTGGGATCTGCTGGTCGTTGATGAAGCGCATCATCTTGTCTGGGATGAAGAGAGCCCAAGCGCCGAGTACTGCACGGTCGAACAGCTCTCTCGCCATATTCCGGGCCTGCTGCTGCTCACGGCAACCCCTGAGCAGATGGGTCCGGAAAGCCACTTCGCCCGTCTTCGCCTGCTGGATCCGGATCGTTTCCACGATCTGAAGGCTTATCAGGGCGAAGAAAAAACCTATGAGCCTGTGGCTGAAGCGGTTCAGGAGTTGCTGGAAAACGACCGTCTTCCGGAAACTGCCCAGAACCATCTGATCAGTTTCCTGGGAGCAGAATGTCAGAACCTGATTGATAACATCAATATGGGCGACGAAGAGCTGAGAAGTTCTTCCCGTAACCGTCTGCTGCGCAGTCTGCTGGATCGCCATGGCACAGGACGCATTCTGTTCCGCAACACACGGGCTGCGGTGGGTGGTTTCCCGGGTCGTGTGGTTCAGGGCTATCCCCAGGCATTGCCTGAGCTCTACCAGATTGCACTGGAAGAAGAGACGGAGATTCGCTCCAGTCTTTATCCGGAACTGGCTTATCAGTCCCGCATTACAGTTGACGATATGGACCCCTGGTGGAAAGTCGACCCCAGAACCGACTGGCTGATCAACCTGCTCAAGCTGCTCAAAAAACAGAAAGTGCTGGTGATCTGTGCCAATGCCAATACTGCACTGGATCTGGAAGATGCCCTGCGCATCACTTCGGGCATCCCTGCGGCTGTTTTCCACGAAAACATGAGCATTGTAGAGCGCGACCGCGCCGCCGCCTGGTTTGCCGATGAAGAGTATGGCGCTCAGGTACTGATCTGTTCCGAGATTGGCAGCGAAGGCCGAAACTTCCAGTTCGCACACCATCTGGTGCTGTTTGACCTGCCGTCTCATCCCGATCTGCTGGAACAGCGCATTGGCCGACTGGACCGTATTGGTCAGACTGAAACCATCAAGATTCATGTGCCGTACATCACAGGTACCAGCCAGGAGCTTCTGTTTCACTGGTACGATCGTGGTCTGGATGCCTTTGCAGACACCTGCCCATCGGGCAGCATGGTGTTTGAAAAACATGGTGAACAGCTTCAGGCTCTGCTGCAACCAGAGAGCAACGCCTCGCTTGAAGACATTGAACCGCTGATCAGTGAAACAGCTGCCTTGAATTCAGAAGTGAAAGAGCATCTGCATAACGGTCGTGACCGCCTGCTTGAAATCAACTCCCGTGGACTGTCTTCCAACGAAGACATGATCAACGATATTGAAGAGCAGGAAGAACCTCGTCAGCTGAAGCGTTACATGGAAAAGCTGTTCGAAGGTTTTGGTGTGGAATCGGAAGACCATTCCAAGCACTGCCTGGTGATTCGTCCCGGCAGTCACATGGTCACGTCGTTCCCAATGCTCTCTGCCGATGGCATGACCGTCACCTTTGACCGTGAAATGGCTCTGTCTCGGGAAGACATACACTTCCTGACCTGGGAGCACCCAAATGGTTAG